A DNA window from Litoribacterium kuwaitense contains the following coding sequences:
- a CDS encoding carbohydrate ABC transporter permease has protein sequence MKAKVGTVHEQTRANPRTIAKSYPKLLLHLVLIVASLFMVGPFLWMVLSSFKTFEEIVAVPPTLIPETFIWENFINSLQAMPFGKAYFNSFYIALIVVGSQLLTASMAAYAFAKIRFPGREFLFILFLSTMMVPMQVTLIPLYLIMEWLGWLNTHASVIVPNAIFNAFGVFLLRQFIKGIPDDVEEAAVIDGANPLRIYWHVILPLVRPALAAFGIFAFIQIYNNFIQPLVFLSSPELFTVPLLLDYFKGLYAADWALLMAGTTISVIPVLVIYVVAQRQIIEGIALTGSKG, from the coding sequence ATGAAGGCTAAAGTAGGAACAGTGCATGAGCAGACAAGAGCGAATCCACGAACAATAGCGAAAAGCTATCCTAAGCTACTGCTTCATCTTGTCTTGATCGTCGCTTCACTATTTATGGTTGGGCCGTTTCTTTGGATGGTGCTTAGCTCGTTTAAAACGTTTGAAGAAATTGTTGCCGTCCCACCAACTTTAATTCCAGAAACATTTATTTGGGAGAATTTCATCAATTCTTTACAAGCCATGCCATTTGGAAAAGCTTACTTTAACTCGTTTTATATTGCGCTGATTGTCGTTGGCAGTCAATTACTTACGGCTTCAATGGCAGCGTATGCGTTTGCAAAAATCCGCTTTCCAGGTCGGGAGTTTCTCTTTATTCTCTTTCTCTCGACGATGATGGTTCCGATGCAGGTCACGCTGATTCCCTTATATTTAATTATGGAATGGCTCGGCTGGCTGAATACACATGCGTCTGTGATTGTTCCGAATGCCATTTTTAATGCATTTGGTGTCTTTCTACTTCGTCAGTTCATTAAAGGTATTCCAGACGATGTTGAAGAGGCAGCAGTTATAGATGGTGCAAACCCTTTACGGATTTATTGGCACGTTATACTGCCTCTCGTACGACCGGCTTTAGCGGCCTTCGGAATCTTTGCGTTTATACAGATTTACAATAACTTTATCCAGCCTTTAGTCTTTTTGTCTTCTCCTGAATTGTTCACCGTCCCATTACTGCTCGATTATTTTAAAGGGCTGTACGCTGCGGATTGGGCACTTCTTATGGCAGGAACGACAATCTCTGTCATTCCCGTTTTGGTCATTTACGTCGTTGCTCAGCGTCAAATTATTGAAGGAATCGCATTAACAGGAAGTAAAGGGTAG
- a CDS encoding carbohydrate ABC transporter permease, whose amino-acid sequence MNNKSRKKWGYILIAPQLIGLLVFSLLPLLFAFGLSLTQWNGFGSPVFIGIENFILQFQNPAFNTALINTFYYSVLYIPISIILALLVALALNNIKGKELYRFFFFAPVVTSSVSISVIWMWIYNADLGIINQFLANFGIEGPRWISSTTWVIPSIAILSIWWQLGYNMVIFLAGLKGISQTYYEAAEMDGATPFRKFWSITLPLLSPTTFFVAIMSVITSFQVFDQAFVMTNGGPGKASYTLVYHVYDSAFRKFDFGASASAAVILFAFILIFTLIQFFGSRKWVHYEG is encoded by the coding sequence ATGAATAACAAATCACGAAAAAAGTGGGGCTATATCCTTATTGCGCCTCAGCTTATCGGTTTACTTGTTTTCTCTTTATTGCCTTTACTTTTTGCCTTTGGATTGAGTCTGACGCAGTGGAATGGATTCGGTTCGCCGGTGTTTATCGGGATTGAAAACTTTATTCTACAATTTCAAAACCCGGCGTTTAATACTGCGCTCATTAATACGTTTTATTACTCCGTCCTTTATATCCCCATTAGCATCATCTTGGCATTACTCGTCGCTTTAGCATTAAACAATATTAAAGGAAAAGAGTTGTACAGGTTTTTCTTTTTTGCGCCAGTTGTTACGAGCTCTGTTTCAATTTCCGTCATATGGATGTGGATATATAATGCAGATCTCGGTATTATTAATCAGTTTCTTGCCAACTTCGGTATTGAAGGACCGCGCTGGATTTCGAGTACGACGTGGGTTATTCCTTCCATCGCCATTTTAAGCATTTGGTGGCAGCTTGGCTATAATATGGTGATTTTTCTAGCAGGTCTAAAAGGGATTTCTCAGACATATTATGAAGCGGCAGAAATGGACGGGGCTACTCCATTTCGAAAGTTTTGGTCAATTACATTGCCTCTTCTCTCACCAACGACGTTCTTCGTTGCTATTATGAGTGTAATTACGTCCTTCCAAGTGTTTGACCAGGCATTTGTTATGACGAATGGCGGTCCGGGAAAAGCAAGCTACACTCTCGTCTATCACGTGTACGATTCAGCTTTTCGAAAATTTGATTTTGGTGCAAGCGCGTCAGCTGCAGTCATCTTGTTTGCCTTTATTCTCATCTTTACGCTAATTCAGTTCTTCGGCTCGAGAAAGTGGGTGCACTATGAAGGCTAA
- a CDS encoding ABC transporter substrate-binding protein produces MTTSHWLIRLGCVITLCLIISGCESSDYSNYTDDKVKHITITAWGNPAELEVYQRAIDEFNDLEEEIEVTLVPSPSSTYDQSLITRLQGGQAPDAFYISDSQVGFLVNNDTLLPLSDFMDSNESYVKESDFPDSVWGPAKKGDTIYAIPPDSNPNLIYYNKGLFKELGIPTPQEFYDNGDWTWDTFEDIAAEFKRAGKYAFVQDGGSSGIYNWVWSNGGRMFNDEGDVVIDQDAKTKEAFMFMRHLIDEEYSIFAGSLPQGQGQEALFLSKQVAMLGAGRWLTPMFLDADNLEFDYIPWPTNGDVKAKPLISIAYVGVNKNTKHPEATKKFVSFYTSVRGQEVRLADNGNAIPAVNSLEDIVEGSPPEHSEYLIEGLNKGKVLEDEARIPSLTVELTDIYELMFIQERSVEATLRDAAEMARFMKNAQEEAL; encoded by the coding sequence GTGACGACAAGTCATTGGCTCATACGGCTCGGTTGTGTGATTACGTTATGTCTCATCATTTCAGGGTGCGAATCATCAGATTATTCAAATTATACTGATGATAAAGTGAAGCATATTACAATTACTGCATGGGGAAATCCGGCAGAGCTCGAAGTTTATCAAAGGGCAATTGATGAATTTAATGATCTTGAAGAAGAAATAGAGGTCACACTTGTACCTTCACCTTCAAGCACATACGATCAATCGTTAATTACGAGGTTACAAGGCGGTCAGGCTCCAGATGCATTTTATATTAGCGACAGTCAAGTTGGTTTCTTAGTGAACAATGATACGCTACTACCTTTAAGTGACTTTATGGATAGTAATGAAAGCTACGTGAAAGAGTCAGATTTTCCAGACTCTGTCTGGGGGCCTGCGAAGAAGGGAGATACGATTTACGCGATCCCGCCTGATTCAAATCCAAATCTCATTTATTACAACAAAGGTTTGTTTAAAGAGCTTGGCATCCCTACCCCCCAGGAGTTTTATGACAATGGGGATTGGACGTGGGATACATTTGAAGATATTGCTGCCGAGTTTAAAAGAGCAGGTAAATATGCTTTTGTACAAGATGGCGGTTCCTCAGGTATTTATAACTGGGTCTGGTCAAATGGTGGGCGAATGTTTAACGATGAAGGCGATGTTGTGATTGATCAAGACGCTAAAACAAAAGAAGCTTTTATGTTTATGAGGCACTTAATTGATGAGGAATACTCAATTTTTGCCGGGTCACTTCCACAAGGACAAGGGCAAGAAGCGTTATTCCTTTCAAAGCAAGTGGCGATGCTTGGTGCCGGGCGTTGGCTGACACCAATGTTTCTCGATGCGGACAATTTAGAGTTTGATTATATTCCTTGGCCGACGAATGGAGATGTGAAAGCGAAGCCTCTGATTTCAATTGCATATGTCGGGGTGAACAAAAATACGAAGCACCCAGAAGCGACGAAAAAATTTGTGAGTTTTTATACTTCTGTACGAGGACAGGAAGTGCGTCTTGCGGATAATGGAAATGCGATTCCTGCTGTCAATTCGTTGGAAGATATTGTCGAAGGATCACCCCCGGAACATTCCGAATACCTGATTGAAGGTCTGAACAAAGGAAAAGTGTTGGAGGACGAAGCGCGTATCCCGAGTTTAACAGTCGAGCTCACTGATATTTATGAGCTAATGTTTATCCAAGAGAGAAGTGTTGAGGCTACGTTAAGGGACGCTGCTGAAATGGCGAGATTTATGAAAAATGCACAAGAAGAAGCATTATAA